In Rattus norvegicus strain BN/NHsdMcwi chromosome 1, GRCr8, whole genome shotgun sequence, a genomic segment contains:
- the LOC134484874 gene encoding sperm motility kinase Y-like encodes MPTETEEELPTPTPEPSISEEGNFHSQYQVLGTIGQGGNAKVLLAHHRLTGTPVAVKVLRKDKQWFQPAMMEANIMRKINHPNIVSLIQVIEKETRIYLIMELVEGQELYQYIRESGHIEEDEARQIFEQILSAVSYCHGKGIVHRDLKLDNIMIDKNKKVKVIDFGLSTQFQPGKMLNHHCGTYSFGSPELLLGHRYDGPKNDMWIIGVVLYCMVAGKLPFDSVIIQELQRQVVAGVYPAPCGVSKELEDLLSKLLRVNPNFRPTARKAMKHPWFKEHWNGLIGPYEELLPLTPDPAILDAMKSIGFQASVVKHSLKQRKYNE; translated from the coding sequence atgcctacagagactgaggaggagttaccaacccctacacccgagcccagtatctctgaggagggcaacttccattcccaataccaagtattggggacaattgggcaagggggcaacgccaaagtcctcctggcccaccaccggctcacaggaaccccggtggctgtcaaagttctgcgaaaggacaagcagtggttccagccagccatgatggaagcaaacataatgagaaagatcaaccaccccaacatagtgtctctcatacaagttattgaaaaggaaacgagaatatacctcataatggagctggtggaaggccaagaactctaccagtacatcagagagtcagggcacatagaggaggatgaggcccggcaaatatttgaacagatattgtcagcagtgagctactgccatggaaaggggattgttcaccgagacctcaaactggacaatataatgattgataaaaacaaaaaggtcaaagtcatcgactttgggcttagcacccaatttcaacctggaaaaatgctaaaccaccactgcggcacgtactcctttggttcccctgaactcctccttggccatcggtatgacgggccgaagaatgatatgtggattataggagtggtcttgtactgtatggtagcgggaaagctcccatttgattcagtgatcatccaagaactgcaaagacaagtagtggcaggggtatatcctgctccctgtggggtttcaaaagaactggaggacctccttagtaaattactgagggtaaatcccaactttagaccaacagcaagaaaggcgatgaaacacccttggttcaaagaacactggaacggattgataggtccctatgaagaactgcttcccctcacaccagacccggccattttggatgccatgaaaagcattggattccaagcctctgtagtaaaacactctttaaaacaaagaaaatataatgagtaa